The following are from one region of the Ignavibacteriota bacterium genome:
- a CDS encoding DUF393 domain-containing protein — protein sequence MSGQKQIILFDGVCNFCSFWVNFVIKRDAKDIFRFASLQSDISKNLMRKFNFDSTSLDTFVLIADDKLYTKSTAALRVCKELKSPLRIIYPLITFPKFIRDFIYDLIAKHRYKIFGKREVCYLPSSNINKFLK from the coding sequence TTGAGTGGTCAAAAGCAAATTATTCTTTTTGACGGAGTCTGTAATTTTTGCAGTTTCTGGGTTAACTTCGTAATTAAAAGAGATGCAAAAGATATTTTCAGGTTTGCTTCACTTCAATCCGATATTTCAAAAAATCTGATGCGAAAATTTAATTTTGACAGCACTTCGCTGGATACATTTGTTTTAATTGCTGATGATAAATTATATACAAAATCCACAGCAGCACTTCGGGTATGTAAAGAACTTAAAAGTCCGCTTAGAATAATTTATCCTCTGATAACATTTCCGAAATTTATTCGGGATTTTATTTACGATCTGATAGCAAAACATCGTTACAAAATTTTTGGAAAAAGGGAAGTATGTTATCTTCCATCAAGCAATATCAACAAATTTCTTAAATAA